Proteins co-encoded in one Corylus avellana chromosome ca9, CavTom2PMs-1.0 genomic window:
- the LOC132162089 gene encoding UPF0481 protein At3g47200-like, whose protein sequence is MEEHIVSIEELYSKKVVKSGEGSSSHDRPSISREERFRSLTEVAAGVQTGVVKEAKIQKVIFLLRDHKHFVKYFEPRVVALGPIHHDNKKYQLGEKYKLILANKFVECSGKSIEVLYEAVVNEIKQLRECFEEEVTKKYDDEALAWMLFVDGSAIVQYIFSAVNNKFKELNIKIDSITFAQQDLFLLENQVPYRLLNLLMNLSGKNDELRISIGSFIGSFRSEPAHLLDLLRTTLLGAQKEEENNLTNKASSSPGSSNSEPPSRKTCGIWPHRKKGGEDPDWQSYRNVQELKSAGIQLKQSKNSNLRNISFTRKFGFYPGYLWLPPIKVDDSTGPKFMNLIAYEMCLDFDNDFGITSYISFLDSLIDEVNDVKDMRKAHVLYNLLGSDQEVADLFNEIGTDLVPNIEAYEDVKLKIQSYYDNNWMTWMAQFFHDHFSSPWTILAFLGVLLGLVLTAAQTLYAVMASQPGPCEKFCKLKLKET, encoded by the exons ATGGAGGAGCATATTGTTTCCATTGAGGAGCTGTACTCGAAGAAGGTTGTCAAAAGTGGTGAAGGAAGCAGCAGCCACGACCGGCCTTCCATTAGCAGGGAGGAAAGGTTTAGAAGTTTAACAGAGGTAGCTGCAGGAGTCCAAACGGGAGTTGTTAAAGAGGCAAAAATACAGAAGGTTATATTCTTGCTGCGAGATCACAAGCATTTCGTTAAGTACTTTGAGCCAAGAGTGGTAGCTCTTGGTCCTATCCACCATGACAACAAAAAGTACCAGCTCGGAGAGAAATACAAGCTTATATTGGCGAATAAGTTCGTCGAATGTAGCGGGAAGAGTATAGAAGTTTTATACGAGGCGGTTGTGAATGAAATCAAGCAACTGAGAGAATGCTTCGAGGAGGAAGTGACAAAAAAGTATGATGATGAGGCACTCGCCTGGATGTTGTTCGTTGATGGCTCCGCAATAGTACAGTATATATTCAGTGCCGTAAATAACAAGTTCAAAGAGTTGAATATAAAAATCGACAGCATAACTTTCGCTCAACAGGATTTGTTCTTGCTGGAGAACCAAGTTCCCTATCGTCTCCTCAACTTATTGATGAACTTGAGCGGGAAGAATGACGAGTTGAGAATATCAATTGGAAGTTTCATTGGAAGCTTTCGTTCGGAGCCGGCCCATCTTCTCGACCTTTTGAGAACAACACTCTtggg agcacaaaaagaagaagaaaacaatttaacaaacaaagcctcGAGTTCTCCAGGGTCCTCAAATTCCGAACCACCCTCCAGAAAGACATGTGGAATATGGCCACATAGAAAGAAAGGTGGAGAGGACCCAGATTGGCAATCGTATCGCAACGTGCAGGAGCTTAAATCAGCAGGAATCCAACTGAAACAGAGCAAGAATAGTAACTTGAGAAACATAAGTTTCACTAGAAAATTCGGTTTCTACCCGGGATACCTTTGGCTTCCTCCAATTAAAGTGGACGACTCAACGGGCCCCAAGTTCATGAACTTGATAGCTTACGAGATGTGCCTGGATTTTGACAACGACTTCGGCATTACCTCTTATATATCCTTCCTAGATTCACTCATCGATGAAGTCAACGACGTAAAAGATATGAGGAAGGCACACGTGCTGTACAACCTCCTCGGCAGCGATCAAGAAGTGGCTGACCTCTTCAATGAGATAGGCACTGACTTGGTGCCTAATATCGAAGCTTATGAGGATGTAAAGTTGAAGATTCAGAGCTACTACGATAACAATTGGATGACATGGATGGCTCAATTCTTTCACGATCATTTCAGCAGCCCTTGGACTATCCTTGCTTTCTTGGGCGTATTATTGGGACTTGTTCTAACTGCCGCTCAGACTCTGTACGCAGTGATGGCCTCTCAACCTGGACCCTGCGAAAAATTCTGCAAGCTGAAATTAAAGGAAACTTAA
- the LOC132162231 gene encoding UPF0481 protein At3g47200-like: MSLSGNETELSESIQSYIQNVTYQQTKPQLKQEETDPTHLLDLLRTTLLGPLPHPKPTNSSRRCPFTHQRDPDWQSYRNVQELKVAGIHLKRSKKNSYLRNICFTRRFGFYPGYLWLPPITVDDSTGPKFMNLIAYEMCLDFENDFGISSYISFLDSLIDEANDVKDLRKARILLNFLGSDQEVADLFNAIGTDLVPNAEAYKDVKIQVQGYYENSWMTWMAQVLHDHFSSPWTIIAFLGVLLRLGLTATQTWYAVDSPPGPCDDFCKLKLP, encoded by the coding sequence ATGAGCTTGAGCGGGAATGAAACTGAGTTGAGTGAGTCGATTCAAAGTTACATTCAAAACGTTACTTATCAGCAAACGAAGCCGCAACTAAAACAAGAAGAAACAGACCCAACCCATCTTCTTGACCTTCTGAGAACAACACTCTTGGGTCCCCTGCCACACCCGAAACCCACCAACTCATCTCGTAGATGTCCATTCACACATCAACGCGACCCAGATTGGCAATCGTATCGGAATGTGCAGGAGCTGAAAGTAGCAGGAATCCATTTGAAACGTAGCAAGAAGAATAGTTACTTGAGAAACATATGTTTCACTAGACGATTTGGTTTCTACCCGGGATACCTTTGGCTTCCTCCAATTACAGTGGACGACTCAACCGGCCCCAAGTTCATGAACTTGATAGCTTATGAAATGTGCTTGGATTTCGAGAACGACTTTGGCATCAGCTCTTATATATCCTTCCTAGATTCACTCATCGATGAAGCCAATGATGTCAAAGATCTGAGGAAGGCACGCATACTCCTCAACTTCCTCGGCAGCGATCAAGAAGTGGCTGACCTCTTCAATGCGATAGGCACCGACTTGGTGCCTAACGCCGAAGCGTATAAGGATGTCAAAATCCAGGTTCAGGGGTACTACGAAAACAGTTGGATGACATGGATGGCTCAAGTCCTTCATGATCATTTCAGCAGCCCATGGACTATCATTGCTTTCTTGGGTGTATTATTGCGACTTGGTCTAACTGCCACTCAGACTTGGTACGCAGTCGACTCTCCCCCTGGCCCCTGCGATGACTTCTGCAAGCTCAAATTACCATAA
- the LOC132162232 gene encoding UPF0481 protein At3g47200-like, which produces MDDQHIIVPIDKIEDGEGSSGHDQPAINMELEERYINFMAEGDQMRAVEALGTNRPPAKIQKVIFLLRDHKHFIKYFEPRVASLGPIHHGNTKYQLGEKYKLKLAYEFVQGCEKGINLLYKVAKEIKQLRECFEEEVTKKYDDKALAWMLFVDGCAILQYIFCAAKNKFVELNIKDDSVAFAQQDLFLLENQVPYGLLKLLMSLSGNETELSESIQSYIQNVTYQQTKPQLKQEETDPTHLLDLLRTTLLGPLPHPKPTNSSRRCPFTHQRDPDWQSYRNVQELKVAGIHLKRSKKNSYLRNICFTRRFGFYPGYLWLPPITVDDSTGPKFMNLIAYEMCLDFENDFGISSYISFLDSLIDEANDVKDLRKARILLNFLGSDQEVADLFNAIGTDLVPNAEAYKDVKIQVQGYYENSWMTWMAQVLHDHFSSPWTIIAFLGVLLRLGLTATQTWYAVDSPPGPCDDFCKLKLP; this is translated from the coding sequence ATGGATGATCAGCATATTATTGTTCCCATTGACAAGATAGAAGATGGTGAAGGAAGCAGCGGCCACGACCAGCCTGCCATTAACATGGAGTTGGAGGAAAGGTATATAAATTTTATGGCAGAAGGAGACCAAATGAGAGCGGTGGAAGCCCTTGGAACCAACCGCCCACCAGCAAAAATACAGAAGGTTATATTCTTGCTGCGAGATCACAAGCATTTCATCAAGTACTTTGAGCCAAGAGTGGCGTCGCTCGGTCCTATCCATCATGGCAACACAAAGTACCAGCTAGGAGAAAAGTACAAGCTTAAATTGGCCTATGAGTTCGTCCAAGGTTGCGAGAAGGGTATAAATCTTTTATACAAGGTCGCAAAGGAAATCAAGCAACTGAGAGAATGCTTCGAGGAGGAGGTGACGAAGAAATATGATGACAAGGCTCTCGCCTGGATGTTGTTCGTGGACGGCTGCGCAATACTACAGTACATATTCTGCGCTGCAAAAAACAAGTTCGTAGAGTTGAATATAAAAGACGACAGCGTAGCCTTCGCTCAACAGGATTTGTTCTTGTTGGAGAACCAAGTCCCCTATGGTCTCCTCAAGTTATTGATGAGCTTGAGCGGGAATGAAACTGAGTTGAGTGAGTCGATTCAAAGTTACATTCAAAACGTTACTTATCAGCAAACGAAGCCGCAACTAAAACAAGAAGAAACAGACCCAACCCATCTTCTTGACCTTCTGAGAACAACACTCTTGGGTCCCCTGCCACACCCGAAACCCACCAACTCATCTCGTAGATGTCCATTCACACATCAACGCGACCCAGATTGGCAATCGTATCGGAATGTGCAGGAGCTGAAAGTAGCAGGAATCCATTTGAAACGTAGCAAGAAGAATAGTTACTTGAGAAACATATGTTTCACTAGACGATTTGGTTTCTACCCGGGATACCTTTGGCTTCCTCCAATTACAGTGGACGACTCAACCGGCCCCAAGTTCATGAACTTGATAGCTTATGAAATGTGCTTGGATTTCGAGAACGACTTTGGCATCAGCTCTTATATATCCTTCCTAGATTCACTCATCGATGAAGCCAATGATGTCAAAGATCTGAGGAAGGCACGCATACTCCTCAACTTCCTCGGCAGCGATCAAGAAGTGGCTGACCTCTTCAATGCGATAGGCACCGACTTGGTGCCTAACGCCGAAGCGTATAAGGATGTCAAAATCCAGGTTCAGGGGTACTACGAAAACAGTTGGATGACATGGATGGCTCAAGTCCTTCATGATCATTTCAGCAGCCCATGGACTATCATTGCTTTCTTGGGTGTATTATTGCGACTTGGTCTAACTGCCACTCAGACTTGGTACGCAGTCGACTCTCCCCCTGGCCCCTGCGATGACTTCTGCAAGCTCAAATTACCATAA